The Peribacillus sp. FSL E2-0218 genome contains a region encoding:
- the gyrB gene encoding DNA topoisomerase (ATP-hydrolyzing) subunit B, giving the protein MEQKEVQAQAYDENQIQVLEGLEAVRKRPGMYIGTTSAKGLHHLVWEIVDNSIDEALAGFCTEIKVTIEKDNSITVVDNGRGIPVGIHEKMGRPAVEVIMTVLHAGGKFGGGGYKVSGGLHGVGASVVNALSTVLEVYVHRDGKIHYQQFNRGVPKEDLKIIGETDHTGTTVHFIPDGEIFTESLEYDFDTLATRIRELAFLNKGLKLIIEDKREEEEKIREYHYEGGIKSYVEHLNRSKEVLHEEPIFMEGEKDGISVELALQYNDSYISNVFSFANNIHTYEGGTHESGFKTALTRVINDYARKNGLLKEADSNFSGEDVREGLTAIISIKHPEPQFEGQTKTKLGNSEVRTVTDSILSERLDSFLYENPAVARKIVDKGQMAARARMAAKKARELTRRKSALEVSNLPGKLADCSSKDPAISELYIVEGNSAGGSAKQGRDRHFQAILPLRGKILNVEKARLDRILHNEEIGTIITALGTGIGDEFNIEKARYHKIVIMTDADVDGAHIRTLMLTFFYRYMRKIIEYGYIYIAQPPLFKIQQGKKVDYAYNDRQLEEIMASLPSTPKPNLQRYKGLGEMNPEQLWETTMNPETRTLLQVSLKDAAEADETFEMLMGDKVEPRRNFIEENAIYVKNLDV; this is encoded by the coding sequence ATGGAACAAAAAGAAGTACAAGCTCAGGCATACGATGAGAATCAGATACAGGTTTTGGAAGGCTTAGAAGCAGTTCGTAAACGTCCGGGGATGTATATCGGCACGACTTCTGCAAAAGGACTTCACCATCTTGTTTGGGAAATTGTCGATAACAGTATTGATGAGGCACTAGCGGGTTTCTGTACGGAAATCAAAGTGACGATCGAAAAAGACAATAGCATAACGGTAGTCGATAATGGACGGGGAATTCCAGTAGGGATCCATGAAAAAATGGGACGTCCCGCTGTAGAAGTAATCATGACTGTACTTCATGCTGGCGGAAAGTTTGGCGGCGGGGGATATAAGGTCTCCGGCGGTCTGCACGGTGTCGGTGCATCTGTCGTTAACGCCCTATCGACGGTATTGGAAGTGTATGTCCATCGTGATGGCAAAATCCATTATCAGCAATTCAATCGCGGGGTTCCGAAGGAAGATTTGAAAATCATCGGGGAAACCGATCATACGGGTACGACGGTCCACTTCATTCCGGATGGTGAAATCTTTACCGAGTCTTTGGAATATGATTTCGATACGTTAGCCACTCGTATCCGTGAGCTTGCGTTCCTGAATAAAGGCCTGAAACTCATCATTGAGGATAAACGTGAAGAAGAAGAGAAAATCAGGGAATATCATTATGAGGGCGGGATTAAATCATACGTCGAGCACTTGAACCGTTCGAAAGAAGTGCTGCATGAGGAACCGATTTTCATGGAAGGCGAGAAAGATGGGATTTCTGTCGAATTAGCTTTGCAATATAATGACAGCTATATCAGCAATGTGTTTTCTTTTGCCAATAATATTCACACCTATGAAGGCGGTACGCATGAATCGGGATTCAAGACGGCCCTGACCCGGGTCATCAATGATTATGCAAGGAAAAACGGTCTCCTGAAAGAAGCCGATTCCAATTTCTCCGGTGAAGATGTCCGGGAAGGCCTGACGGCAATCATTTCGATCAAGCATCCTGAACCCCAATTCGAAGGTCAAACGAAAACCAAACTTGGAAATTCAGAAGTAAGAACGGTAACTGATTCCATCCTTTCTGAGCGGCTTGATTCTTTCTTATATGAAAATCCGGCCGTGGCCAGGAAAATTGTCGATAAAGGGCAAATGGCAGCAAGGGCCCGTATGGCAGCCAAGAAAGCCCGTGAATTGACTCGAAGGAAGAGTGCGCTTGAAGTTTCCAACCTTCCGGGAAAATTGGCGGATTGTTCATCCAAGGACCCGGCTATCAGTGAATTGTACATCGTTGAAGGAAACTCGGCGGGAGGTTCGGCCAAGCAAGGGCGCGACCGTCATTTCCAAGCGATTTTGCCGCTAAGGGGTAAAATCCTGAACGTAGAAAAAGCAAGATTGGATAGAATCTTGCATAACGAGGAAATAGGCACGATCATCACCGCACTAGGAACGGGAATTGGTGATGAATTCAATATTGAAAAAGCCCGATATCATAAAATCGTCATCATGACCGATGCCGATGTGGATGGAGCCCATATCAGAACGCTGATGTTGACATTCTTCTACAGATATATGCGCAAAATCATCGAATATGGTTATATATACATTGCTCAGCCGCCACTTTTCAAAATCCAGCAAGGGAAAAAAGTGGATTATGCCTATAACGATCGACAGCTTGAAGAAATCATGGCGAGTTTGCCAAGCACTCCAAAGCCTAACCTGCAGCGCTACAAGGGGCTGGGGGAAATGAACCCCGAGCAATTATGGGAAACGACCATGAACCCTGAAACGAGAACGCTGCTTCAAGTCAGCTTGAAAGATGCGGCCGAGGCGGATGAAACATTCGAGATGCTGATGGGCGACAAGGTTGAGCCTAGACGTAACTTCATCGAAGAAAATGCAATTTATGTAAAAAATCTTGATGTTTGA
- a CDS encoding extracellular matrix/biofilm biosynthesis regulator RemA family protein: MYLHIGEDVLVKTDDVIAILDKKLLQASPIMIEFLEKKSDVTSHLAKNSVKSIVVTDRQVYYSPLASSTLKKRSLQPSLLIDDIDVLGI, translated from the coding sequence ATGTATCTCCATATTGGTGAAGACGTTCTTGTGAAAACGGATGATGTCATAGCCATTTTAGATAAGAAGCTGCTCCAGGCATCTCCGATCATGATTGAGTTTTTGGAGAAAAAGTCTGATGTGACTTCACATTTAGCAAAAAACTCGGTTAAATCGATAGTAGTGACGGATAGGCAAGTCTATTATTCACCGCTTGCTTCTTCCACTCTGAAAAAGCGTTCACTGCAGCCATCGTTATTGATCGATGATATAGATGTTCTTGGAATATAA